One genomic window of Haliotis asinina isolate JCU_RB_2024 chromosome 4, JCU_Hal_asi_v2, whole genome shotgun sequence includes the following:
- the LOC137282206 gene encoding sulfotransferase 1C2-like isoform X1, with protein MKRVTATLQSKIKLKMSTPAERATAAGLNADLVMLDGSVQATFLIDMLKNVKDLPIRESDILLCTYPKSGTHWTWEILNMIVAGKAEYAKHWQNSAWLEYRTWEELEELASPRILHTHLRPSHLPETVWHKGCKVVYVRRNPKDCVVSSYHQMSKQVWKDNPAGKASYTGTWDDFIDLFLNGCLPPVPYFEHTIEWTNISEAKKDSEICRVHYEDMKQDCVREIRRMADYLGRPLSDKTYYDISEACSFKNLKHANEKLKDQTYHFQWQDGASGYFRKGITGDWKNWFTVAQSERFDTVYKERLNETFPY; from the exons ATGAAGAGGGTTACCGCGACTTTGCAGTCGAAAATTAAAC TGAAGATGTCGACGCCAGCGGAGAGGGCAACAGCAGCCGGGTTGAATGCTGACCTGGTGATGCTTGATGGGTCCGTGCAAGCAACGTTCCTGATAGACATGTTAAAGAACGTAAAGGATCTACCTATCCGCGAATCCGACATTTTACTCTGCACTTATCCGAAGTCAG GTACGCACTGGACTTGGGAGATCCTCAACATGATCGTGGCAGGcaaggctgagtacgctaaacaCTGGCAGAACTCAGCCTGGCTGGAATACAGGACGTGGGAAGAACTGGAGGAACTGGCATCACCAAGGATCCTGCACACACATCTGCGTCCAAG CCACCTGCCAGAGACAGTATGGCACAAAGGATGTAAAGTGGTGTACGTCAGGAGGAATCCCAAGGACTGTGTGGTGTCGTCCTACCATCAGATGTCCAAACAGGTCTGGAAGGACAATCCTGCTGGCAAAGCTAGTTATACTGGGACCTGGGACGACTTCATCGATCTTTTCCTTAACGGATGCT TACCCCCAGTTCCCTATTTTGAACACACCATTGAATGGACTAACATTTCTGAAGCCAAGAAAGACTCTGAAATTTGCAGAGTGCACTATGAAGACATGAAACAG GATTGCGTTCGGGAGATACGAAGAATGGCAGACTATCTGGGCCGACCACTGTCGGATAAGACATACTACGACATATCAGAGGCATGCTCGTTTAAGAATCTCAAGCATGCAAACGAGAAACTCAAAGATCAGACCTACCACTTTCAGTGGCAAGATGGTGCAAGTGGATATTTCAGAAAAG GTATAACTGGCGACTGGAAAAACTGGTTCACGGTGGCCCAGAGCGAGCGCTTTGATACAGTGTACAAAGAAAGGctgaatgaaacatttccatattAA
- the LOC137282206 gene encoding sulfotransferase 1C2-like isoform X2 produces the protein MSTPAERATAAGLNADLVMLDGSVQATFLIDMLKNVKDLPIRESDILLCTYPKSGTHWTWEILNMIVAGKAEYAKHWQNSAWLEYRTWEELEELASPRILHTHLRPSHLPETVWHKGCKVVYVRRNPKDCVVSSYHQMSKQVWKDNPAGKASYTGTWDDFIDLFLNGCLPPVPYFEHTIEWTNISEAKKDSEICRVHYEDMKQDCVREIRRMADYLGRPLSDKTYYDISEACSFKNLKHANEKLKDQTYHFQWQDGASGYFRKGITGDWKNWFTVAQSERFDTVYKERLNETFPY, from the exons ATGTCGACGCCAGCGGAGAGGGCAACAGCAGCCGGGTTGAATGCTGACCTGGTGATGCTTGATGGGTCCGTGCAAGCAACGTTCCTGATAGACATGTTAAAGAACGTAAAGGATCTACCTATCCGCGAATCCGACATTTTACTCTGCACTTATCCGAAGTCAG GTACGCACTGGACTTGGGAGATCCTCAACATGATCGTGGCAGGcaaggctgagtacgctaaacaCTGGCAGAACTCAGCCTGGCTGGAATACAGGACGTGGGAAGAACTGGAGGAACTGGCATCACCAAGGATCCTGCACACACATCTGCGTCCAAG CCACCTGCCAGAGACAGTATGGCACAAAGGATGTAAAGTGGTGTACGTCAGGAGGAATCCCAAGGACTGTGTGGTGTCGTCCTACCATCAGATGTCCAAACAGGTCTGGAAGGACAATCCTGCTGGCAAAGCTAGTTATACTGGGACCTGGGACGACTTCATCGATCTTTTCCTTAACGGATGCT TACCCCCAGTTCCCTATTTTGAACACACCATTGAATGGACTAACATTTCTGAAGCCAAGAAAGACTCTGAAATTTGCAGAGTGCACTATGAAGACATGAAACAG GATTGCGTTCGGGAGATACGAAGAATGGCAGACTATCTGGGCCGACCACTGTCGGATAAGACATACTACGACATATCAGAGGCATGCTCGTTTAAGAATCTCAAGCATGCAAACGAGAAACTCAAAGATCAGACCTACCACTTTCAGTGGCAAGATGGTGCAAGTGGATATTTCAGAAAAG GTATAACTGGCGACTGGAAAAACTGGTTCACGGTGGCCCAGAGCGAGCGCTTTGATACAGTGTACAAAGAAAGGctgaatgaaacatttccatattAA
- the LOC137280738 gene encoding uncharacterized protein has translation MHFVLRTSRTLNLSIQCQLYLFDSMVKPILMYGCEIWGYVQLKQIENVHICFIRKLLPVKKRTPLFMLYGELGRVPLSVDVKTRMVTFWSKLCTKNSPKLSSILYSIVYNLHNEGTHGCSWVPCIETILNNIGLRYVWLSQSPISTSWIKNTAHSILIDNAIQLWSSEVDSSPKGQTYSLMKPQYEFERYLPSLPFNKVIPLLHFRSSCHHLPVEKGRWNRIPRDERKCKLCCLNDVGDEFHYIFKCIHFRKERSMYIPSNFVKRPNMLKFRSLFTCKKIPVLRNLSKFCKCIMQTVKTSS, from the coding sequence ATGCATTTCGTCTTACGCACAAGTAGAACGCTTAACTTATCAATACAATGCCAATTATATCTCTTCGATTCTATGGTAAAACCAATTTTAATGTACGGTTGTGAAATCTGGGGATATGTTCAACTAAAACAGattgaaaatgtacatatatgtttcaTTAGAAAACTACTACCTGTTAAAAAACGTACTCCACTTTTCATGCTTTATGGTGAACTCGGTAGAGTCCCACTCTCTGTTGATGTTAAAACCCGCATGGTAACGTTTTGGTCTAAACTATGTACAAAGAATTCTCCTAAGTTGTCTTCAATCCTGTATTCTATCGTGTATAATCTCCACAATGAAGGCACCCATGGTTGTAGCTGGGTACCGTGTATAGAGACTATTCTTAATAATATTGGTCTGAGGTATGTATGGTTATCACAGTCTCCTATTTCAACTTCCTGGATTAAAAATACAGCTCACTCAATCTTAATTGACAATGCTATTCAACTATGGAGCTCAGAGGTGGACAGTTCCCCCAAAGGTCAAACATATTCCCTCATGAAACCCCAGTATGAATTTGAAAGATACCTACCGTCCCTACCCTTTAATAAAGTTATTCCTTTACTTCACTTTCGTAGTTCCTGCCACCATTTACCAGTTGAAAAAGGAAGATGGAATAGGATACCAAGAGATGAGAGAAAATGTaaattatgttgtttaaatgacgttggtgatgaatttcattatatttttaaatgtatacattttagaaaagaaagATCAATGTATATACCCAGTAACTTTGTAAAAAGACCAAACATGTTAAAATTTAGATCACTATTTACGTGTAAAAAGATACCTGTCCTGAGAAACCTAAGCAAATTCTGCAAATGTATCATGCAAACTGTAAAAACTTCCAGCTAA